The Fictibacillus phosphorivorans genomic sequence TCAACATGTTTAAGGTCACAATTTATTAGTTTTGAACCAGTAAGATCGCACCTATTAAATACAAGAGGTTTCGCTATGTCACCAAGATTCGTATCTGTAAATTGCACACCACTTAACGTTACATAAATGAATTCACTATCTGATAAATTTAAATCTGCAAACATCGTTTTTCTATAGTTAATATTTTGAAACTTAGAATGACTTAAATTGCAATTGCTCATATGTATATGACTCACATTACTATTACTCACCGAACTGCCTTCCATCGTAACTTGATAATATTCAGAGTGACTTAAATCAGAGTTTTCAAATTGCTGATAAGATAAATTTTGATTCGTCAACAAACTATCAGGTTGCAACGATTGCTTAATATGTTTTACAAAACAATACTCTTCTTCACCTTCAAAGGTCACAACATAACCCAACTTTTTATAAAAGTGATGGTTATTAAGCTGTCTGCTAGACGTCTCAAGATCCCAAGCTCTTACAAACGGAAATTCTTTTTCTATCAAATTGATAACTGTAGATCCAATCCCGTTACCTTGATGTTCTGGATCAATAAAAATCCTATCAATCCTGCCGTATGACTTTCCTGAGATTGTGGCTATGATTCCTCCAACAAGTAGACCATCGTAC encodes the following:
- a CDS encoding GNAT family N-acetyltransferase codes for the protein MLQTTLEKATVNDAEQLTAIMKKTFDFEAEKWLSNRDIIDYNIQPPGYTSIEMTKYMIRELEYFKVMYDGLLVGGIIATISGKSYGRIDRIFIDPEHQGNGIGSTVINLIEKEFPFVRAWDLETSSRQLNNHHFYKKLGYVVTFEGEEEYCFVKHIKQSLQPDSLLTNQNLSYQQFENSDLSHSEYYQVTMEGSSVSNSNVSHIHMSNCNLSHSKFQNINYRKTMFADLNLSDSEFIYVTLSGVQFTDTNLGDIAKPLVFNRCDLTGSKLINCDLKHVEIEKSDTSGMKIDNIPVEELLQLYYQTSKN